The window GAGTCAACTCAAGGCATGACTTTAATGGATGCAGTAAAAAGAATTAGAGGACCTAAAGGAAAACCTGTAGAACTATTAATTTTACATAAAGATGCAGAAAAACCTCAAAAAATTACCATTATAAGAGATACAATCCCTATCCATACAGTCAAAATTGTAGAACTAGAACCAGGATATATATACCTTAGAATTACAGACTTTAAAGCCACAACTTCAAAAGAAATTTTGAAGAATATAAAAAAATATCGCAAACATTTAAAAGGTCTTATTTTAGATTTGCGCAACAATCCAGGCGGATTATTAGACCAAGCTATAAAAGTATCGGACATCTTTTTGTCTAAAGGCCTGATTGTTTACACTCAAGGGAGAGATAAAACTACCAGATCAGAATATAAAGCCAAAAAACAAAAAACTGACATTCTCTGTCCAATGGTAGTATTAGTGAATGCAGGATCTGCTTCTGCATCTGAAATAGTAGCAGGAGCTTTAAAAGATCAAAAAAGAGCTTTATTAATTGGCGAAAAAACCTTTGGTAAAGGGTCAGTTCAAACAATAATTCCTTTATCAGATGGATCTGCAATTAAACTAACTATTGCTCTTTATTATACCCCTTCTGGACGTTCTATTCAGGCTTATGGCATAGAACCAGACTTAGAAATCCCTTTTCAACCTATACCAAAAGAAAAAGAACATGTTTTACGAGAAAAAGATCTATCCAAACATTTAGATAATCCAGAAAAAAATAAACACTCTAAAATAACAAAAGAAACAAAAGAAGCCCAAAAAATGCTTTCCAAGGATAACCAATTAAAAATTGCTTTAGAAGTAGTAAAAAAGATGCCTCTTTTAAAAAAATTAAACTATGCAAGTGAATAAAAAAAATAAAATTTAACAAAAAATTAGGGGCAGATTAAATCTGCCCCTAATTTTTTAGTTCTTGCTATGCCTAAAAAAACTACTAAAAAAAGAAAAAAAACAACAAAAACTCGAAAAAAGAAAAAACAACAAATTTCTTTTTCTCCTTTACTCTTTATCCTAATCTTAATAGCCGGCCTATCTGCTTTAGGAGCATATTTTATTTTCACAAGATTATCTTTAACAAAAACGCCAACCCCGAAACAAATTAAGTCTATAAATGCCAGTCATACTAAAATTAAGAAAAAACATCTAAAAATACAAAGCAATAAAAATAAAAAACATTCTTATCAACAATATGAAGAAGAGCAAAGAAAAGAAAATGAGTTCAATATAAAAATTAATAAAGTTGATTTATTATTAATTCAAAACCTATATCAAACAAATCAAAAAAAAGTTAGAATTATATCGCATAAATCTAAATTAAGATATATCCATAACAATCCATATAAATTCCAAGAAATAATACTATATGTACCTAATGCTCAAAAATTTATAAATAATTTTAAGAAAGATTTAAAACTAGTTGCTCCATTTGCTTCTATCAAAAAAATGGATTCTTCAATATATTACCTTTTAATCAATGGTATCCTAACGCACAGGATAGTTTTAAAAACAAAAAAAATAATCCCAACTAAAAAAGCTAAAATGGCATTAATTATAGACGATATCGGTAGAAGCATAAAAAAAGCTACCCAACTATTAAACTTAGATCTAAATATAACTTTATCTCTTTTACCATATGCTCCATATACTTCTAAAATATCTCATCTTGCTATGTTAAAGGAACAAGATGTAATGCTTCATTTACCTATGGAACCCGAAGGCTATCCAATTTCAGCTAATCCTGGACCTGGAGCATTATTTGTAAACATGTCTCCCCAAGATTTACAAATCACTTTTTTACAAGATCTAAATTTAGTTCCAAATGCAGTGGGAGTAAATAACCATATGGGATCAAGGTTTACAGCCTTTAACCAAGGAATGAAAATAATTTTTAAAGAAATAAAAAAAAGAAATTTGTTCTTTTTAGATAGTCTTACTACTCCCAAAAGTGTTAGTCGAAAACTTGCTCGAGAGTTAAATATAGCTTATTTGAGACGAGATATTTTTTTAGATAATGTTCAAGATGAAAAAGCTATTTTATTTCAACTTCACAAAGCTGAAGCAATTGCCTTAAAAAAAGGTTTTGTTATAGCAATTGGACATCCTTATCCTGTCACCATTTCTACCCTTTCTGCCTGGAAAAATACAAAAAATTCTCACATTCAATTAATTAAAGTAAAAAAATTAACTTCTATCCATACCTTTTAGTTTAAAATTTATTCTAAAATCCAACTGTTTAATATTATAAATTGGGGGAAAAGTTAAACATATGCAGGATAAATTTTTCTTGCGTCTTTGACATTCTATTTATAAATAAAACAGATCAATTCAAATTCTTGGAGGTTATAAATGGTAGAAAGAACTTTATCTATTATCAAACCAGATGCAGTGCAAAGGAATCTAGTTGGCGAAATCTTAACCATGATTCAAAAAGCAGGACTAAAAATTGTGGCTCTCAAAATGCTATATTTAACCAAAAAACAAGCTGAAGGTTTTTATAAAGTACATCAAGATAAACCTTTTTTTGATAGTTTAACAGATTTTATGTCCTCAGGTCCAATTGTTGTATCTGTACTAGAAGGCGAAAATGCAATAGAAAACTATCGTAAACTTATGGGAGCCACTAACCCTGAAAATGCAGAAGAAGGAACTATTCGCAAAAAATTTGCTTTAGATATTGAAAAAAATTCTGTTCATGGCTCCGATAGCATAGAAAATGCTAAAACTGAAATAGCTTATTTTTTTAATGAACTAGAAATAGTAGGATAAATAAAATGACCAAAATTGGTTTTATTGGCACAGGAAATATGGGGGGAGCAATGTTAAAAGGGCTTTCCCCCTTAAATAAAATAGAATTATATGCTTATGATATAGATATAAAAAAAATAAAAAATTTATCGTGTTCTTCTAAAATAAATATCTGTACAAATACTTTAGAATTAGCAGAAAAGACAGATTATATCATTTTAGCAGTTAAACCTTACTTAGTAAGCTCTATAATTCAAGAGATAAAACCAAAACTTCGTGCTCAAAAGTGTATTATTTCTATTGCTGCTGGAGTAAACCTAAATACCTTAATACAATCTTGTGAAAAAAAATGTGCTTGCATTAGAGTAATGCCAAATACTCCTGCCCTTGTAGGTAAAGGAGTATTTGCTCTTTGTTTTGACGATCCCAATCTTAATAAAACACAAAAAAACTTTATTTTTGATTTGTTTTCTCACTTAGGAACAAGCTATATTTTATCAGAAAATTATTTTGATGCTTTTACCGCACTTATTGGCTCTGGCCCTGCTTTTGTATTTTTAATTTTAGAAAGCTTTATTCAAGCTGGTGTTACTCTTGGGTTTACTGCAGAACAAAGTAAAGAAATGATTATTAAACTGTTTGAAGGTTCTTTAGAATTAACTAGTTATCTCTCAAATAAACACCTATCAGAACTTAAAGACATGGTTACTTCTCCTGGAGGGACAACAGTTTATGGATTAAATTCAATGGAATTTAATGGCCTAAAAAAAGCGATTATAGAGGGAATAATAGCTAGTTATAAGCGAAGCAAAGAGTTATAATATGTTAATAAAAAGTAGAGACTCAAAAGAAAAAGATTTAAAGCTTTTAAGACAATTACTAAAATATAACTTAACAGAAGAACAACGCAGCAGTATAAAAAAACAGATTCTAATCCTAGAAAAAGGATTAAAAACAGAAGATGAAGCAGCATACTATATTAACTTTTATTATGAAAATTCTAAAAACTGGATAGTTATTCATGATTTAAGACTAGAATTAAAAGGCAAAGTAGCCCAAATAGATCATATTCTTATAAATAGATTTTTCGATATTTATGTTTTAGAGTCTAAATTTTATAAATATGGGATAAAAATTACAGACAATGGAGAATTTGAAGTTTTTTATAAAAATAAATCTATTGGTATCCCATCTCCTATTGAACAAAATAAGAGACATATTAAACTTTTAGCAGATTTTATTGATTCCTATGATTTATTACCTAGACGTGCTGGAGTAAAAATAAAACCTAGGTTCTTTAGTTATATCTTAATTTCTCCTAATTCTACAATCAAACGTCCTCCTAAAAAATTATTTGATACTAGTACAATAATAAAAGCAGATACATTAGAAGCGATAATAGATAAACAAATTGATAAACAATCTACAATAGAATGTCTAGGATTGGCTCTAAAAACACACACTCTTTCTGATATAGAAAAATTTGCTAAAAAATTAGTTTCCTTTCATTCTCCAATAAATATAAATTGGTTTAAAAAATTTAATATAAAATTAACTAAAAACACAGATAATCCAAAAAATAAGAAATATTTTTGTGCTAGATGTAAGTGTGACATTTCGGAAAAAGAAGCATTTTTTTGCTGGAATAATAAAGAAATCTTTAAAGGAAAAGCTTATTGTTTAGCTTGTCAACGATATTATAAAAAACACTAACTATATACATATCAAAACCACAAAATAGACTTCAAAGCTAAACAAGTGCTAATATTTAATATTTCATAAAAAATACAACCTAAGCCTATAAGTAAAATAAAAAATTCTAAAATTTTTTTTAAATACGCCATTTCATTATCCCTCCAAATATTTCTCTAGCAAATATTTATTACTTAAAAGTTACTTTTTGAAAAAATTTTGTATATTTTTTTATTTCCAGCCTAAAGAAATTAAAAAACATGTCGATAAGAAAGACAGATGAGGTGATTTATGACCATAAGTCCATATTTGACCAAAAACGTCTTAAGCGAATACATTAAAGAACTTAATCATGGACGTAGAATAGCAAGATTAAGACGACTTTTGCGTCAGGCAGGTCATGATATAGTGGAAGTATCTCCAGAAGCAAAACGACGCCAGATGATAGAACAAATTGCCAGAGAAATTATAGAAAATTTACTAACTTCAGAAAACAACCACCCTATAGTTTTAGAAATAAAAGCCGATTTAGAAAAAAAGATGAATCAAAAATTTATTTTTAAATATCCTCCTCCAAATGGAGATGATATTCATATTTTAAAAGAAGAAAAAAATGGCCCAGTAGAACTTTTACCTAAAGAGAGGGAACAAATCTTGCAGAAACTCTGGGAAATAACTATAAAAAAAGTTAATGAAACTATGATCTAGGAGTTAAAAATGCAAATAAAAAATTTGTTAGATAAAATAGATAATTATAGACAAGAAGAAATAAAAGAAAAACAAAAAAAAGAGACTTTACAAAAGTTAAAAAGTCAAAAAAACGACACCATCTCTATTTCTCCAAAAGCGAAATTATTTGCTACTATTTTAAAAGAAGCCAAAAATGCACCTGAAGTAAGAATAGCCAAAATAGAAAAGCTTAAAGAACAAATCCATACAGGCCAATACCACCCAGATCCTCAAAAGATCGCCCAAAAAATATTAGAAGAAGACCACCAACTTTGGGATTAACCATTTTTTCTCTCATGTTCTTTCCTGAACAAATTCACTAATAACCACATGAGAAGGCAACCCAGCCTCTATAACAGCAAGTTGTAATCCTCTTTTACTTTTATTATTTATTACAATTGGTCCACTAAGGTTTAAAGTAGTATTTTCTGGTTTTCCAGCAGGAATATTTACTGTTGCTAAAACAGAAATTTCATCTCTTCCACTAATTCTTAAAACCTTTTCTTCTATTTTATTTAAAGAAAATCTAAAATGAGGAACAAATACAAATGGATCTGCTACAATAAGTCCTAGTCTACTATTTTCAGTACTCTGTAATAATAAAAAAGGAGATTTATCCTTTATTTGTAGCAAAACAAAATAATGGTATCCCTCAAAACCTATTAATCCCCTAGGGAAATAGATAATTTTAGATTTATCTATAATTATCTTTCCTAATCTAGAACTTACTTCTATTTGTCCCATAATCTTATTACCTTATAAAAATCATCCTTATCTATTAACAATGATTTCTTATTTTCCTCTAAAATACGCTTATATACTTCTTCTCTAAATACAGTAACATCGTCAGGGACTTCGATTCCTAATTTAACTGTTTTTCCTCTACATTCTAAAACAGTTATCTTAATATTATCCCCAATATGAAGACTTTCTCCAATTTTTCTTGATAAAATAAGCATAATTTAAATATAATTTACTAAACTCATTCTCATAATCATTGAAGAAGATTTTAAAACAGCCTCATAAATGATTTGCTGATTTGCAAGTTGAGTCATTAATTCTGCCACATCAGCATCTTCTATTTTACTCAATCTCTCTTTTTCATTTATAGAAAGCCCAGATAATATATTACCTGCTACTTCTAATCTATTTTCCCTTGCCCCAATAGAAGCTAATTGGTTAGAAATATGATTTAAACTGTCATTAAGATTTTCAAGTGCCTCTTGAATGCCAGATTGGTTATTAGTTTCTAAAAAACCAACTAGTTTTCCTACAGTTTCAAATACATTTTTCCCTGCTCCACTAAAAACTACTTCATTTTGGTAAATACCACCAAAGATATCTTTCCCCACATGATTAATCTGAACCTTTTCACTAGCAGAAATTTCAACTTCTATTTTAGCCATTTCAGGCCGTACAATTAACTGATCTCCAACCGTAAGGTTAGCTTGACTATTAACCTCTACTCTTCCGCCAGGAACAAGAAAGGTTGTGTTATCTGTAGTATTTCCTGTAGTCCAATTATTTCCTCCATCTGTAGAATAAGAATATGTTATAGTAGTCCCTGTTATGTCATCTATTCTTATATTTAAATTTTTATCAAAATTCCCATAAGCTTGAGCAGTTAAAGCAGTATTTTGAGCATATAAGTCCACTACTTTATCTTCTTCAACATCTCCTTGGTAAATTGCTGTAGGCCTAACCCAAAGCCACGTTCCAGAATCATCATTATAATCAGTCAACGAGTTAGCTTGTACAGTATAACCTGCTGTAAAATCCACTTGTATATCACCTAAGTTTAACGTAGTGCTTCCTGCCGCTATAGTTCCTGTTTGCCAAGTATCTCCTCCATCTTCAGAATATCTATAATTAATTGCATTTGTTCCTATAACTCCATCGGTTAAAAATTGAACCAACACTGTTTTAGATGAATTTCCACTTATAGAATTTATAAAGCCATCTACATTATCATTTTTATTAGAGGTAAGCCACAATCCTTCCACAAAAGCATCTTCATTTACTTTATGACCAGCAAAAATAGACTTGCCTTCATATTCTGTATTTGAAAGATTAACTAATTGACTAAACAACTGCCTAGCTTCATACGCTAATCCCTGCCGTTGTTCTTTTGTAAGAGTGCCTGTAGCCCCTTGTTCTGATATCTCTTTTAACCTAATAAGTATATTATTAACCTGCATTAAAGTTTCATCGCTTAAATTTAGCCAACCCTTAGCTGTATCAATATTTTTTTTATATTGAGCAAGAGCTGCAATGGAATCTCTATAATCAAGTATTCTAGTCATACCTATTGGATTATCTGAAGGTTTATTTACCTGTTTTTGGCTAGCTGCTTTTTTATTTAATTCTACTAATTTGGAAGTAGAATAATGAAATTGATTAATAAAAGTTGTAAAAAGGTCTCTTTGTGAAACTCTCATAATTCTTTCCTACCTTAAACTAATAAGTGTTTGAACCATTTCATTAGCTACATTAATCAACTTTGCAGCTGCAGCATAAGAATTTTGAAATTTAATTAAATTTGTCATTTCCTCATCCATATTAACACCAGAAACCTCTTCTTGTCTGCTATTTAAGTCATCAGCTAAGGTTTTATTATAATTATAATTAAATTCACTCATTTCTGTATCTGCCCCTACATTTCCTACCAAACTATTATAATATTCCTGCAAAGTCTGAGAAGTAGTTCCTTCTATTGTAGTATATATATCAACATTTTTATGTGCTAGTTCTGCAATCTGTAAGGCAATATAATTATCTCCATAATTTACTTCTCCTGCTCCATTTACATGACCTGCATTTATATAAGAAATATTATTTCGTATAAAATCATTTAAAGCAATATCATTTGCCCCATTTCCTTGGAAATAAGTATTTATTCCTAAGGCAGATAACAAACCAGATGTATCCTCACCAAAAACAAAAGAATAATTTGTATTTGCTTGTAATACCAACTTATTATCTACAATACTCGCTGAGATATAAGTACCAAAAGTATTATTAATCGCATCTCTCACATCCTCTAAAGAATGATTATTAGGATCAAAATTTTGAATTCCTGCAGTGGCATTATCAAAATCCAAAGGACCATTTGCAACTAAATTACCAGAATTATCATATACAAATAAAGATAAATTGCCCTCTTGCAGTTTATTACCAAAACTAAGTCCTGAGGCATAATTTCCTAAAGCAATACTCGTATTAGTTACTCCATATGTTCCATTAGCATAAGTATATTTATCTAATCCAGCACCCTGAGAATGTATTCTATTTACTTCCCATACAATTGCCTTAGCAAAAGCATCTAATTTTTCTTTGTATTTACCTACATAAGAATCTCTAAAAGAAAAATACCCACCTAAACTTCCTCCTTGAACTCTTCTAGTATTAAATGAGCCATCTGGCATTACCTGAGGAGTTATGTTCATAAAACTAGAAGAATTTTCATACCAATACAATCCTTTTTTAGGAATAATTGTAAAGGTATCGCCAACACTCAAATTACTAGTAGCAGGGTTTTGACTATTACTAGAATCGCCAAACCAAATAGTAATATCTCCATTAGGTAAGGTTATTCTATTCGCATAACTATCTGCTGTATAAACAATATCGTTCCCATCTTCATCTTTTAAAAAAGTTTTTCCTCCATCAATAGAAACTTTAAATTGTGCAGTTCCATTAGCAGCTCCAGCAGTGACAACTTTTACCGTATATTCATAATCTGAACTCCCTTCATAATAAATGCTATCAGTAAAAGTTGAGCCAGGGACTAAAGAAGTAAGCACCTTTGGAGACTCAAATTTTATTTCAAAATAGCTTGTACCATCAACTAAAGTATGGCCTGCTTTGGTTGTAATAATTACTCTTCCAAGACCATTATCAATATAATTAATATCTAACTTTTCTGCTAACTCTCTAACAAGCGCATCTCTTTTATCTCTAAGTTCATTAGCATTATTCTTACCTGGTTCTTCATGAACTGTAATTTTACCATTTATACTTGCTATTTCTTTTAAAATTTCATTTACTCTATCAACATCTTGTTCTATAAAATCATCCATTTGTTGTTGCAGTTTATTTAAATCATCTGAAGTAAGATGAATTGCATTTAATAAGTTTTGCGTATCTCCAAGAAGAGCTGCTCTTGTACTGGTATCTTCTGGTCTTTGACTCAACTCTTGCCAATCACTAAAAAATTTAGCTAAAGCTTTATTAATACCTCCATCTTCTCCTTCTTTAAATAAAATCTCTACATTTTGTAGTGCCTCGTGTAGTTTATCATAAAGTTCTCTCAAAGAAGCTCTTGTATTATACTGTTCTTCTATAAATGCATCAAAATGTCTAAAAACTTCTTTAGCTTTTACCCCTGTTCCTAGTTGGCCAGGATAAAAATCTATAGCCATAGCTTCTTCTAGACGCACTTCTTGTCGTCTATATCCAGGGGTATTGGCATTTGCTATATTATTGCCTATAACCTCAATTGCAGATTGATGAGCAAATAATGCTTGTCTGCCTATATCTAAAATTGAATTGATTCCAGGCATTCTTATCCTCTCAGATTAATATTTGGTCGTCCCACAAGTTTTCCCCCATTTGTATAAACAGGATTTTCTGGATTACTTTCCTTTATTTTAGTTTGTAAAAAATTAAGCATATTAGCCGTTTGATTAGCTAAAGCAACAGCTAAGGCGTTATTTTTAGCACTTAATATCTTTATTTTCTGCTCTTTTTGTTTAATATCAGTAAGCAAAACAGAATATTTATCTATTTGGCCAAGGTTATTAAAAAATTTAAAAACAGAATCAAAACCTTTTTTTCTAGCAATTATTATAAATTCTTGTTTTTCTCGATTTAATTGCTCCAACAATCCCTGAATACATACCTCTAAATCGGCAATTTTATCCATTTTTCTATTTTTTAAACAGGAAAATTCTTCCTCTAACATTTCTAACAATAAATTTAAGGCCTGCCTTATCCTATACAGCTTCTCTTTTAACATGGCCTATTCCTCCAAATTTTTATGTGATTATTCCTTTTTAGCTAGTAAAAAAGTTTTAAATTTCAAAGGGTTTAAAGCTATATCCCCATTTCTAAGTTCAAAATGCAAATGAGGACCAGTAGATCTTCCACTATCTCCAGATAAAGCAATTTTTTGACCAAAACGAACAAACTGCCCTTTTTCCACTAACAACTTAGAATTATGAGCATAGTAACTTGCTATACCATTTTTATGTTTTATAATTACTAAATTACCATATCCAGATTTTTCCCCTGCAAACACAACTTTTCCAGACATACAAGCTCTAACCTCTGTTCCTATTGGTACAGCAATATCTACTCCACTGTGCCATGCACGAGTGGCCGTAAAAGGATCCAATCTCCACCCAAAACCTGAGCTAATTCTACCGTTTACAGGCCAAATAAAATTATCTTCTTTTAAATCAAGAAAAGAAATTTTTTTAATGCCACCAAGTCGAGGAATACCGCCTTTACCTGGTTGATGTTTAAGTTCTATTTTTTTAGCAAGTCTTTCTATCTTATTGTCTAAAGAAGAAAGACTATTATCGCCTTGTTTTATGTGTACTTTATTTTCTACTTTATCTTCTTGTTGATCTAGTTTTTCTTTTAACTGCTCAAACATTAAATTTGCTAAACCTATTCCTCCACTCTTAGCTAACACTTTGCCTAATTCTTGATCAAACAAGCTCAGATACATATCTTCTTCTTTACTATGTAAATACCCTTCTTTAGGAACAGTTTTACGCATTTGTTCCCACATCTTTTGTAGAAAAATTGCCTCAAAATCATTACACGCCTGTTTTAACTTTTCTACTTTAGCATTTTTAGTTTTTAATTTTACAAGCCT is drawn from Desulfonauticus submarinus and contains these coding sequences:
- a CDS encoding nuclease-related domain-containing protein; the protein is MLIKSRDSKEKDLKLLRQLLKYNLTEEQRSSIKKQILILEKGLKTEDEAAYYINFYYENSKNWIVIHDLRLELKGKVAQIDHILINRFFDIYVLESKFYKYGIKITDNGEFEVFYKNKSIGIPSPIEQNKRHIKLLADFIDSYDLLPRRAGVKIKPRFFSYILISPNSTIKRPPKKLFDTSTIIKADTLEAIIDKQIDKQSTIECLGLALKTHTLSDIEKFAKKLVSFHSPININWFKKFNIKLTKNTDNPKNKKYFCARCKCDISEKEAFFCWNNKEIFKGKAYCLACQRYYKKH
- the ndk gene encoding nucleoside-diphosphate kinase yields the protein MVERTLSIIKPDAVQRNLVGEILTMIQKAGLKIVALKMLYLTKKQAEGFYKVHQDKPFFDSLTDFMSSGPIVVSVLEGENAIENYRKLMGATNPENAEEGTIRKKFALDIEKNSVHGSDSIENAKTEIAYFFNELEIVG
- the flgL gene encoding flagellar hook-associated protein FlgL, whose protein sequence is MRVSQRDLFTTFINQFHYSTSKLVELNKKAASQKQVNKPSDNPIGMTRILDYRDSIAALAQYKKNIDTAKGWLNLSDETLMQVNNILIRLKEISEQGATGTLTKEQRQGLAYEARQLFSQLVNLSNTEYEGKSIFAGHKVNEDAFVEGLWLTSNKNDNVDGFINSISGNSSKTVLVQFLTDGVIGTNAINYRYSEDGGDTWQTGTIAAGSTTLNLGDIQVDFTAGYTVQANSLTDYNDDSGTWLWVRPTAIYQGDVEEDKVVDLYAQNTALTAQAYGNFDKNLNIRIDDITGTTITYSYSTDGGNNWTTGNTTDNTTFLVPGGRVEVNSQANLTVGDQLIVRPEMAKIEVEISASEKVQINHVGKDIFGGIYQNEVVFSGAGKNVFETVGKLVGFLETNNQSGIQEALENLNDSLNHISNQLASIGARENRLEVAGNILSGLSINEKERLSKIEDADVAELMTQLANQQIIYEAVLKSSSMIMRMSLVNYI
- a CDS encoding DVU0524 family FlgM-associated protein, whose protein sequence is MTISPYLTKNVLSEYIKELNHGRRIARLRRLLRQAGHDIVEVSPEAKRRQMIEQIAREIIENLLTSENNHPIVLEIKADLEKKMNQKFIFKYPPPNGDDIHILKEEKNGPVELLPKEREQILQKLWEITIKKVNETMI
- a CDS encoding divergent polysaccharide deacetylase family protein, encoding MPKKTTKKRKKTTKTRKKKKQQISFSPLLFILILIAGLSALGAYFIFTRLSLTKTPTPKQIKSINASHTKIKKKHLKIQSNKNKKHSYQQYEEEQRKENEFNIKINKVDLLLIQNLYQTNQKKVRIISHKSKLRYIHNNPYKFQEIILYVPNAQKFINNFKKDLKLVAPFASIKKMDSSIYYLLINGILTHRIVLKTKKIIPTKKAKMALIIDDIGRSIKKATQLLNLDLNITLSLLPYAPYTSKISHLAMLKEQDVMLHLPMEPEGYPISANPGPGALFVNMSPQDLQITFLQDLNLVPNAVGVNNHMGSRFTAFNQGMKIIFKEIKKRNLFFLDSLTTPKSVSRKLARELNIAYLRRDIFLDNVQDEKAILFQLHKAEAIALKKGFVIAIGHPYPVTISTLSAWKNTKNSHIQLIKVKKLTSIHTF
- the flgN gene encoding flagellar export chaperone FlgN, with amino-acid sequence MLKEKLYRIRQALNLLLEMLEEEFSCLKNRKMDKIADLEVCIQGLLEQLNREKQEFIIIARKKGFDSVFKFFNNLGQIDKYSVLLTDIKQKEQKIKILSAKNNALAVALANQTANMLNFLQTKIKESNPENPVYTNGGKLVGRPNINLRG
- the flgK gene encoding flagellar hook-associated protein FlgK gives rise to the protein MPGINSILDIGRQALFAHQSAIEVIGNNIANANTPGYRRQEVRLEEAMAIDFYPGQLGTGVKAKEVFRHFDAFIEEQYNTRASLRELYDKLHEALQNVEILFKEGEDGGINKALAKFFSDWQELSQRPEDTSTRAALLGDTQNLLNAIHLTSDDLNKLQQQMDDFIEQDVDRVNEILKEIASINGKITVHEEPGKNNANELRDKRDALVRELAEKLDINYIDNGLGRVIITTKAGHTLVDGTSYFEIKFESPKVLTSLVPGSTFTDSIYYEGSSDYEYTVKVVTAGAANGTAQFKVSIDGGKTFLKDEDGNDIVYTADSYANRITLPNGDITIWFGDSSNSQNPATSNLSVGDTFTIIPKKGLYWYENSSSFMNITPQVMPDGSFNTRRVQGGSLGGYFSFRDSYVGKYKEKLDAFAKAIVWEVNRIHSQGAGLDKYTYANGTYGVTNTSIALGNYASGLSFGNKLQEGNLSLFVYDNSGNLVANGPLDFDNATAGIQNFDPNNHSLEDVRDAINNTFGTYISASIVDNKLVLQANTNYSFVFGEDTSGLLSALGINTYFQGNGANDIALNDFIRNNISYINAGHVNGAGEVNYGDNYIALQIAELAHKNVDIYTTIEGTTSQTLQEYYNSLVGNVGADTEMSEFNYNYNKTLADDLNSRQEEVSGVNMDEEMTNLIKFQNSYAAAAKLINVANEMVQTLISLR
- the fliW gene encoding flagellar assembly protein FliW, whose translation is MGQIEVSSRLGKIIIDKSKIIYFPRGLIGFEGYHYFVLLQIKDKSPFLLLQSTENSRLGLIVADPFVFVPHFRFSLNKIEEKVLRISGRDEISVLATVNIPAGKPENTTLNLSGPIVINNKSKRGLQLAVIEAGLPSHVVISEFVQERT
- the proC gene encoding pyrroline-5-carboxylate reductase: MTKIGFIGTGNMGGAMLKGLSPLNKIELYAYDIDIKKIKNLSCSSKINICTNTLELAEKTDYIILAVKPYLVSSIIQEIKPKLRAQKCIISIAAGVNLNTLIQSCEKKCACIRVMPNTPALVGKGVFALCFDDPNLNKTQKNFIFDLFSHLGTSYILSENYFDAFTALIGSGPAFVFLILESFIQAGVTLGFTAEQSKEMIIKLFEGSLELTSYLSNKHLSELKDMVTSPGGTTVYGLNSMEFNGLKKAIIEGIIASYKRSKEL
- the flgM gene encoding flagellar biosynthesis anti-sigma factor FlgM — translated: MQIKNLLDKIDNYRQEEIKEKQKKETLQKLKSQKNDTISISPKAKLFATILKEAKNAPEVRIAKIEKLKEQIHTGQYHPDPQKIAQKILEEDHQLWD
- the csrA gene encoding carbon storage regulator CsrA, yielding MLILSRKIGESLHIGDNIKITVLECRGKTVKLGIEVPDDVTVFREEVYKRILEENKKSLLIDKDDFYKVIRLWDK
- a CDS encoding S41 family peptidase — translated: MLNHITTFFMILGLLLFVPHDSLAKSTNDYQALKQFSQVLSIIEQHYVKPKTEKELLKGAIKGMLSSLDPHSAYIDPEELKAMQEDFSGKFSGIGIQIGMKNKRLTVISPIEGTPAYKAGLKAGDIILAIDGESTQGMTLMDAVKRIRGPKGKPVELLILHKDAEKPQKITIIRDTIPIHTVKIVELEPGYIYLRITDFKATTSKEILKNIKKYRKHLKGLILDLRNNPGGLLDQAIKVSDIFLSKGLIVYTQGRDKTTRSEYKAKKQKTDILCPMVVLVNAGSASASEIVAGALKDQKRALLIGEKTFGKGSVQTIIPLSDGSAIKLTIALYYTPSGRSIQAYGIEPDLEIPFQPIPKEKEHVLREKDLSKHLDNPEKNKHSKITKETKEAQKMLSKDNQLKIALEVVKKMPLLKKLNYASE
- a CDS encoding peptidoglycan DD-metalloendopeptidase family protein — its product is MSINYFQNLQFVALQKLDDSSLKNRLVKLKTKNAKVEKLKQACNDFEAIFLQKMWEQMRKTVPKEGYLHSKEEDMYLSLFDQELGKVLAKSGGIGLANLMFEQLKEKLDQQEDKVENKVHIKQGDNSLSSLDNKIERLAKKIELKHQPGKGGIPRLGGIKKISFLDLKEDNFIWPVNGRISSGFGWRLDPFTATRAWHSGVDIAVPIGTEVRACMSGKVVFAGEKSGYGNLVIIKHKNGIASYYAHNSKLLVEKGQFVRFGQKIALSGDSGRSTGPHLHFELRNGDIALNPLKFKTFLLAKKE